The Magnolia sinica isolate HGM2019 chromosome 3, MsV1, whole genome shotgun sequence genome includes the window AAGtagaattgcaattcaattcgatagtgcatccaaacgcggcCCAACTTGTACAAATGGTAGTCATGGGTGCTGGGTCTGCGGGCTACCACCAGGAGGAGATGGAGGCCAAAAAGGAAACCAAGATCTTGGGTCTCTCAGAGAGAAGGCAGGTGGTGGAGGAGACGATCTAAACAGAGGTGGGGCCGACAGAAATGGCGGCAAAGGCGGGAATGGGAAAGGCAATGCCGGAGGTTTTGGAAATGGTGTCGGAGAGAGATTGAAAGGGAAAGGCAATGAAGGCCAAGGTGGCAATTGAGGAAATGGTGGTAGAGGCGGAAATGGTGGTAATTGAGGAAATGGCGGAAATGGAGGAAATGGTGGCAATGGAGGAAATGGCGGCAATGGTGGAAACTGAGGAAATGGTGGCAATGGAGGAAATGGCGGCAACGGTGGAAACTGAGGAAATGGTGGCAATGGTGGGAATTGAGGAAGCGGTGGCAAATTGGGAAAAGGGAAGCCAAACGGAGGAAATGGAAATCCGAAAGGCGGAAAAAAGAACTTTGAGTCATTGAAAGAGCTTGAAAATGTATCTTTGGAAGATCCACaaagagaaaaatctcttttgggTGGATTGTAAATCAATGCATTCAAGCTGTAAATGCATTGgttggcctgtttggatttgatTGCAATATGTTCTGTTGAGATCTTCAGGCCAGGTACATTGCATAAGGGAGATGGACTTCTAAGCAAGTTCGCTTTGCAAAATGGCGCGTTTGTGTGGCCTTCTTTGCATTTGAATCGATCGACGGGCGGCTGGAATTCGAATTCGTAGACTCCAAATCTGTTGGTTGTTGTGTTGGCTGAGAAGGAGAGGGATTCTGTTGTTGTTGTGTTTGCTTTGAATTTGCATACTACATTCACTTCCACCCCTGATCATATGAATAACAGAAAATAACTAGCAAGAAAAATCAGACGGCTAGGATACTATGTTGGTTTCCGAGGTTCTTGGATGAGGGTGACTCATCAATATTCATATACGTGATGTAAATGTACAtctaatccataccatccaaccagaTCTTTGACCTGATCATTGATCGAGCATATACAGATCGaccgatcctgaccatccaattggtggtcaTCAAGTGCACAGATCAAAAGAAAAGGCTCTGTCCAAATTCAACAGACGGTATCAGATGGTTAGTGTTATCTGATTACTGTGAATTTTTGGCCAAGCTCCATCCAGACTAAGGCATGCGCTTAGGACGGTCTAGATCGAAGCAGTTGTGGGGCCACATGGCCGGGTCCAAGCACCAGCTCATGAGCTAAGCACCTGTGTCCAGGCACAGCATGGCCCAAATGGGCTCTGGCTCAGGCAGGCATTACTGACCAAGGTGTTCtaaaatggtaacggtggccataatggccaccacttACCGTTATGATACCGCCATTACGGCACCATATCAGCCGCTATggtcgttttttattttttgaaaaaactgttatagAGTCGTTACACAACCATTATGACCTGTTTTTCTATACCGGCCGTTTTGACCCGTAGTAACAGTTATGACTGTTATCATTCcgtaaccaattttgaataccttgatacCAACCACCAAATGTTAGATGAGTTTTAGGCCGAGCATGCTTGTTAGGTCTTTAGTAAGATGCAAGCCCAATTAATTATTGGGCCCAGAATGTAGGCCCAGTCCAACTCTTGGACCTTGATCTCAGCccaatataaggtgggccaccacaaggCCTGTAGAAGCTCAGATATGCAGTCCTGTATGCATGGACGATTGATTTAGGTATATATGTTCAATGCTAACTCATGGTGGTGAACTGATGAGTTAATAATTCATGCCTATATGTAATATATAGACTAATGTATTACGTAACAATAATGTTTTTACAATACGGGATGTAGTGGTCGGTACCAAGGTCGTAATGATCTCTTTTTTATAccgaaatttttttgaaaaacatatATCAGTCATGTAATAGACTGTTACGACTCTTATGGAGGGTATAACGGGTAGTTACGGGGGTTATAACATCCTTTACCTACCATTTTTTTTATGCAACGGCCATTACGATTATTAGAACACGTGTAACAATTACACCGTTATTTTTATGTAATAACCTTTATTTGATTGCTGGTTTTTATATTTCTTAACTTCGTAACTAgtttctatttattaaaaaaagaatGAATTTGATTCATGAGATTATGAAGCTTTTCATGAGGTTATTACACTTtaagccattccaaaactcaagtgagccccaccaagtacttttagtTTTAAGCATGGTTTTACATGGTTCAGATTgtgtggccccacctaagtttcaaatAGAGGAGACCAACCAATGGctaaaacacatcaaggtgggccccacagagctcggcTTCATGGAAAGTTATCGTAAGCTAGACCTCACAAAACCTTTTCCCTTTCAGTAAACGCCAATTTAACAATCAtgtaaaacataaaaatcaaagaaagaatTCCCCCAACAACCAAACAGTCCGTTGGGTCGATGAGTCACCACCACATAAGAAACTGCGAAAACTATTCATAATCGTCTAGCCCAACattaaaaaacagagagagagagagagagagagagagagagagagagagagagagagagagagagagagagagagagagaatcatggAGCTTCAGGGCTTTTACCTTGCAAGAAGTAGCTGTGCAAAGAGAAGGTGTTGGTGGAGCAAGTGCCACAGAAGACAGCACCTGTTACAATGACCCTTGGGTTTGGTTCATTTGCAAAAGTACTCACAAACAAAGCTGCAACAACCACAAGTAGAATGGTTGGATTCATGGTTTCTGTAGAAGGGAGTGAAGAGAGGCAAAAttggaaaacaaaaaataatagcTTCTAAAACAAGTACACTACAGAAGACCTCTGAaacatattacattatatatagaGTCCAAAAGATGTGAAGGTCCTCCGTGACTATTTACGTCATCGTTTGAAAACTCGAAACTCGGGACTCAGTTCAGTTGACCAATGAGTCATGACTCGGACGAGTCAACCCGGTAACTCAATCGAGTCTCATAAATTTTCAGCTAATACATTttaattaagattaaaaaaaGGGGTAGAATTACATATGTTGTGGAGTTGCCGTGATTCCCATTTAAGTGATTCTGCCATGGCCTAtactgcgtggggcccaccagatggatgatCTAGTTTAGTGGGTCATCATCTAAATAGCCGAATTACATGCTTTATGAGTTTCTACTTGACTCAATGAGTTCTCAAACAATGGTTCACATATTATTATGTGAGATTTGCTAAGTATG containing:
- the LOC131239401 gene encoding leucine-rich repeat extensin-like protein 3 → MNPTILLVVVAALFVSTFANEPNPRVIVTGAVFCGTCSTNTFSLHSYFLQGVEVNVVCKFKANTTTTESLSFSANTTTNRFGVYEFEFQPPVDRFKCKEGHTNAPFCKANLLRSPSPLCNVPGLKISTEHIAIKSKQANQCIYSLNALIYNPPKRDFSLCGSSKDTFSSSFNDSKFFFPPFGFPFPPFGFPFPNLPPLPQFPPLPPFPQFPPLPPFPPLPPFPQFPPLPPFPPLPPFPPFPPFPQLPPFPPLPPFPQLPPWPSLPFPFNLSPTPFPKPPALPFPFPPLPPFLSAPPLFRSSPPPPAFSLRDPRSWFPFWPPSPPGGSPQTQHP